A single genomic interval of Eurosta solidaginis isolate ZX-2024a chromosome 3, ASM4086904v1, whole genome shotgun sequence harbors:
- the LOC137243791 gene encoding uncharacterized protein: MLLHTPPRRSLRLNNSVQITNQSMADNNSPALESIPEESTVVANITQPDVSNATTITPPTSDADSCITTNSAMGANAAEASRNATVSMPAHSAFNVNAMEQRLALLENYLQATQVQLRERDIVNESLRAEILRSASSAVTYASSAIAVLQSAVPKSTQAPPPGAYTSELFRNANSTVTYASSAVAASQPAMPQPTPPPAAYTNAHQLHTGVHYDVNSQPPAQRHLFAESRYAYMAQPTPFSTVSSANNLYNPYNHSYVFSSNSPSLSMPPPSNSNTKMYPAPIVYMPRKLFELPEFSGRPEECPVFYTAFVESTAMYGYPNFDNNQRLQKCLKGDAREMVKSLLIHPNNVSCIIEQLKSRFGHPEQLIRSQLQQRSKIFAHSCNPPTPTTI, from the coding sequence ATGCTATTACATACTCCACCACGAAGAAGCCTTCGCCTAAACAATAGTGTACAAATCACCAATCAGAGTATGGCCGACAATAATTCACCAGCTTTGGAGTCAATCCCGGAAGAATCAACGGTCGTAGCCAATATCACCCAGCCAGACGTGAGTAACGCTACCACCATAACGCCGCCCACATCGGATGCCGACAGTTGTATCACTACAAATTCAGCCATGGGTGCTAATGCCGCCGAAGCTTCCAGAAACGCCACAGTGAGCATGCCTGCCCATTCAGCCTTCAACGTTAATGCCATGGAGCAACGCCTAGCTTTATTGGAAAACTATTTGCAAGCCACGCAAGTACAGTTAAGAGAGCGTGACATCGTAAACGAGAGTCTCAGAGCAGAAATATTACGAAGTGCCAGCTCTGCCGTAACATATGCCAGCAGCGCCATCGCGGTATTGCAGTCAGCAGTACCGAAGTCAACACAAGCACCGCCGCCAGGTGCATATACATCAGAGCTCTTCCGAAATGCCAACTCTACCGTCACTTACGCTAGCAGCGCTGTCGCTGCATCGCAGCCAGCGATGCCGCAGCCAACACCGCCGCCGGCTGCATATACTAATGCACATCAATTACACACTGGGGTCCATTATGATGTCAACTCACAGCCGCCAGCTCAACGCCATTTATTTGCCGAGTCCCGTTATGCTTACATGGCACAACCAACACCCTTTAGTACGGTGTCTTCAGCCAATAATTTGTACAATCCGTACAATCATAGCTATGTGTTTTCATCAAATTCGCCTAGCTTATCCATGCCGCCGCCGTCTAACTCCAATACTAAAATGTATCCAGCGCCAATCGTATATATGCCACGGAAATTATTTGAGTTGCCAGAATTTAGTGGCCGTCCAGAAGAATGTCCAGTATTTTATACAGCCTTTGTGGAGTCAACGGCAATGTATGGTTATCCTAATTTTGATAATAACCAGAGGCTTCAAAAGTGCTTGAAGGGTGACGCCCGTGAGATGGTCAAATCGCTTCTCATTCACCCCAACAACGTAAGCTGCATTATAGAACAACTGAAGAGCCGATTTGGACATCCAGAGCAACTCATTCGTAGCCAGCTGCAACAAAGGTCAAAAATATTTGCGCATTCTTGCAATCCGCCAACGCCGACCACCATCTAG
- the peo gene encoding protein crossbronx: MTLDAHKGEDKLLTTIQQEYKILAEYKMIESEKIGGVYVIPSYGNSLLWFGVIFVRQGFYVDAVFRFTILLPDKFPDDKTLPTVIFQNEIVHPLICPYTGSLDISCAFPYWRSGEDHIWQLLKYIQAIFVDPIECTRLAATTGIKYNNAEAAELLTQNRAEFISRVNDCTMASKERIYDEPPTEDPHYIGFEKFDAGIHGSIRERIFSGKELPDSPSVPSNGLSWVKEGEFKPLSVD, encoded by the exons ATGACGCTAGATGCACATAAAGGAGAAGATAAACTACTCACTACTATACAGCAGGAATATAAAATTCTCGCAGAGTA CAAAATGATTGAGTCCGAAAAGATAGGCGGTGTCTATGTTATACCCTCCTATGGAAACTCACTTT TATGGTTTGGCGTGATTTTTGTAAGGCAGGGATTCTACGTAGATGCAGTATTTCGTTTTACAATACTTTTACCAGATAAATTCCCAGATGACAAAACGCTTCCA ACAGTCATCTTCCAAAACGAAATTGTTCATCCACTCATTTGTCCTTACACTGGCTCTTTGGACATTTCATGCGCTTTTCCATATTGGCGTAGCGGCGAGGATCATATATGGCAATTACTCAAATATATACAAGCTATATTTGTTGATCCTATTGAATGTACGCGCCTCGCAGCCACAACAGGTATTAAATACAATAATGCCGAGGCAGCCGAGTTGCTTACACAGAATCGTGCAGAGTTTATATCACGTGTTAATGATTGCACAATGGCTAGTAAAGAACGTATCTACGATGAACCACCAACGGAGGATCCGCATTATATAGGATTTGAAAAATTCGATGCTGGCATACATGGTTCTATAAGAGAACGTATTTTCTCAGGCAAAGAGTTGCCTGATAGCCCAAGTGTGCCTTCTAACGGACTTTCGTGGGTAAAGGAAGGCGAATTTAAGCCACTAAGCGTTGATTGA